One genomic segment of Nitrospira sp. includes these proteins:
- a CDS encoding SNF2-related protein — MTKPQPGNLKNRSWKRFLRGPDPALLDELYVPALMEAVRYDRCCAYFSSTVLAAAARGFGRLIERLEAIGESAPHPAVRLVVNEELAEEDVRALTETGDLSSLEVLLEKRFKTPKDILEKKRLAMLGWLVKQRLLEVRVGVMRRGEGIVHAKFGIVTDEAGETIVFNGSGNESAQGLLGNYERLEVSTSWEDPGRYREYAEEFESLWRDTHPDVHTVTLPEALRLRLVKFAPKEPPITDPSNAMARQKAAMIWRFIVEAPYLPDGGATCDATAMVDLWPHQRRVVQETAEAWPEGRLLCDEVGMGKTIEAILVLRRLMAGRGVRRALILLPAGLLKQWQTELREKGGMLFPRLEGTTTLVWPDERTEKVNGVADALERDVLLMSRETARTENNLPLLLASTPWDLVVLDESHAARRREQEEGEFNSGTLLLTLLRRLQLRRRVRGFLLLSATPMQTHPWEPWDLLTVLGEGGAWLTDFTGVRDFYAAVAAVRNGRCDIGTARKAAALIAADPLFPASSAGLVNTTNSATIAKALAFVTSTKRDEIARWLRQGSPLARRMHRNTRGTLQRYYEMGLLPDPPPQRVVEDILFDFQDSAEREVYNAVSRYIEKRFAELEKEKPGKGFVMTIYRRRASSSPYSLERSLKRRQDGLRRIADHKAYDQELAIGEGLDPKDLDDIGGFEGVVRVSAALPSDPKVALAELNEVDRVLADLHELSGKDSKRDRFFDVLRRITDDGRPVLVFTEYTDTLEYVRDNLVSHYGKGLGCYSGDGGQLWDGNEWYPVTKDTITLALRNGELRALVCTDAASEGLNLQAAGAVINYDLPWNPSKVEQRIGRIDRIGQQLPQIRVINLFLKDSVDDKVYRALRTRCGLFEHFVGSMQPVLAQARRMLLGQDTMDLRVLQTAASQIERDPLASETYIESQAQGDARAVCPVMRAQIESALGYLNGEFGPQVKSESAGAKYILSGPGISRTIFASTVPALEHDRAALPLSPLEPKLRELAEGLVRPGERLPLVIGSYQSGAFRNSMAYWLDDREKVLVESLEDLERRVKAWSGQYPDPESWLQAERAAQVAAEEQVRNSERLAAKREREGLERQTAAARLRLQRELGRYLACLEAGTADLNGLLHKQMSRDISSAQRLKRCLEKLGGYPDWNSDLCQSLQNFADQLTDNQRRARLLGKELDAALDDPRWLADSKGD, encoded by the coding sequence ATGACAAAGCCTCAACCGGGGAATTTGAAAAATCGGAGCTGGAAACGGTTCTTGCGCGGACCGGACCCCGCCCTGCTCGATGAGTTATATGTGCCGGCTCTCATGGAGGCGGTCCGCTATGACCGTTGCTGCGCATACTTCTCCAGCACTGTGCTGGCGGCGGCAGCACGCGGCTTCGGACGGTTGATCGAACGGCTTGAGGCAATCGGGGAATCGGCGCCGCATCCCGCAGTGCGACTAGTCGTCAATGAGGAACTGGCAGAGGAAGACGTTCGTGCGTTAACCGAGACCGGCGACCTCTCCTCGCTTGAAGTGCTGCTTGAGAAGCGTTTCAAAACCCCCAAGGATATCTTGGAGAAAAAGCGGCTTGCCATGCTCGGCTGGCTCGTCAAACAACGCCTCCTCGAAGTGCGAGTTGGTGTCATGCGTCGGGGAGAAGGCATTGTCCATGCCAAGTTCGGTATCGTGACGGATGAGGCTGGCGAGACGATCGTCTTCAATGGTAGCGGCAACGAATCAGCTCAAGGGCTGCTCGGCAACTACGAGCGGCTGGAAGTCTCTACTTCCTGGGAAGATCCAGGGCGATATCGTGAGTACGCCGAGGAGTTTGAGTCCCTCTGGCGAGATACCCATCCGGATGTCCACACAGTGACGCTACCAGAGGCGCTACGACTGCGGCTCGTAAAGTTTGCTCCTAAAGAGCCACCGATCACGGACCCCTCGAATGCGATGGCGCGCCAGAAGGCTGCCATGATCTGGCGGTTCATAGTTGAGGCGCCGTATCTGCCGGACGGGGGGGCCACGTGCGACGCAACGGCAATGGTGGATCTCTGGCCACATCAGCGTCGCGTGGTCCAGGAGACAGCCGAAGCATGGCCGGAAGGTCGGCTCTTGTGCGACGAAGTTGGTATGGGTAAGACCATTGAGGCAATCTTGGTACTAAGACGCCTGATGGCAGGACGTGGTGTCCGTCGCGCCCTGATTCTGCTGCCCGCCGGTCTCCTGAAACAATGGCAGACGGAGCTACGAGAAAAGGGGGGAATGCTCTTCCCACGGTTGGAAGGTACGACCACGCTGGTCTGGCCCGACGAGCGTACCGAGAAGGTAAACGGTGTGGCAGATGCTCTTGAACGTGATGTCCTTCTCATGAGTCGAGAGACGGCCCGGACCGAGAACAACCTTCCGCTGTTACTTGCCTCGACACCTTGGGACCTTGTCGTACTTGATGAATCTCATGCCGCACGGCGACGGGAGCAGGAGGAAGGAGAGTTCAACAGCGGGACGCTCCTACTTACGCTTTTACGCCGGCTGCAGCTCCGCCGGAGAGTGCGCGGCTTCCTTCTGCTCAGTGCCACGCCGATGCAAACGCATCCATGGGAGCCGTGGGATCTCCTGACGGTGCTGGGTGAGGGTGGAGCCTGGCTGACTGATTTCACAGGTGTTCGAGACTTCTATGCTGCGGTTGCCGCCGTCCGAAACGGTCGGTGTGATATTGGGACTGCGCGCAAGGCTGCAGCATTGATCGCGGCTGATCCACTTTTCCCGGCATCCTCAGCCGGGTTGGTAAACACCACAAACTCCGCCACCATTGCCAAAGCGCTTGCCTTCGTGACTTCGACGAAGAGAGACGAGATCGCCCGATGGCTGCGTCAAGGTTCGCCGCTAGCTCGCAGGATGCACCGCAACACAAGAGGCACGCTACAACGCTATTATGAGATGGGCCTGCTCCCGGACCCGCCGCCACAACGAGTAGTCGAGGATATACTGTTCGACTTCCAAGACAGCGCCGAGCGTGAGGTTTACAACGCGGTAAGCCGATACATCGAGAAACGGTTCGCAGAACTTGAAAAGGAAAAACCCGGCAAGGGTTTCGTCATGACAATCTACCGGCGTCGTGCGTCCAGCTCGCCCTATTCGTTGGAACGGAGCCTCAAACGTCGTCAGGACGGCCTGCGTCGTATTGCCGACCACAAGGCTTACGACCAGGAATTAGCAATCGGAGAAGGCTTAGACCCTAAAGATCTTGATGACATCGGAGGGTTCGAGGGGGTCGTGAGGGTATCAGCAGCGCTCCCGTCTGATCCCAAAGTCGCTCTCGCTGAACTGAACGAAGTTGACCGGGTATTAGCTGATCTGCATGAGTTGAGTGGCAAAGACAGCAAGCGAGACCGTTTCTTTGACGTGCTCCGACGAATCACCGATGACGGGCGGCCCGTCCTCGTGTTCACAGAGTACACGGACACCCTTGAGTATGTGCGTGACAACCTCGTGTCCCACTACGGGAAGGGTTTAGGGTGTTACAGCGGCGACGGAGGCCAACTGTGGGACGGAAACGAATGGTACCCTGTTACCAAAGATACCATCACACTTGCACTGCGCAATGGTGAACTCCGGGCACTCGTGTGCACCGACGCCGCGAGCGAAGGGCTTAACCTTCAAGCCGCAGGTGCGGTCATCAACTATGATCTGCCCTGGAACCCCAGCAAGGTTGAGCAGCGGATCGGACGTATTGATCGTATTGGACAGCAGCTTCCCCAGATAAGGGTCATCAATCTCTTCTTGAAGGACAGCGTTGACGACAAAGTCTATCGGGCGCTCCGCACGCGGTGTGGCCTGTTCGAGCACTTCGTTGGATCAATGCAACCGGTGCTCGCGCAGGCGCGTCGAATGCTTCTCGGTCAGGATACAATGGACCTTCGCGTCCTTCAGACGGCTGCGTCGCAGATCGAGCGCGATCCGTTAGCTAGCGAGACGTACATTGAAAGTCAGGCGCAGGGAGACGCGAGGGCCGTGTGTCCAGTTATGCGCGCGCAGATCGAGTCGGCACTGGGTTATTTGAACGGCGAATTCGGCCCACAGGTCAAAAGCGAATCTGCTGGGGCAAAATATATCCTTTCGGGCCCTGGAATCTCGCGAACCATCTTCGCATCCACAGTCCCTGCCCTGGAACACGACCGCGCGGCGTTGCCACTCTCCCCCCTGGAACCCAAGTTACGTGAGCTGGCTGAAGGGCTTGTTCGACCGGGAGAGCGCCTGCCTCTCGTGATCGGTTCTTACCAGTCCGGTGCCTTCAGGAATTCAATGGCGTACTGGCTCGATGATAGAGAAAAAGTATTGGTAGAGTCGCTGGAGGATCTGGAACGCCGCGTTAAGGCATGGAGCGGGCAGTATCCTGACCCGGAGTCATGGCTGCAAGCGGAACGGGCAGCGCAAGTGGCGGCGGAAGAACAGGTGAGAAATTCAGAACGACTGGCAGCAAAACGAGAGCGAGAGGGCCTAGAACGACAAACGGCTGCCGCACGTCTTCGGCTGCAAAGAGAACTTGGGCGTTACTTGGCTTGTCTTGAGGCAGGCACGGCAGACCTGAATGGCTTGCTTCATAAACAAATGTCTCGTGATATTTCCAGCGCTCAGCGGTTGAAGAGATGCCTAGAGAAGCTTGGAGGATATCCCGACTGGAATTCCGACCTCTGCCAGAGCCTCCAGAATTTCGCCGACCAGCTCACTGATAATCAGCGACGGGCCCGCCTCCTCGGCAAGGAACTTGATGCCGCTCTCGACGACCCACGCTGGTTGGCTGACTCAAAGGGAGATTAG
- a CDS encoding DUF1156 domain-containing protein encodes MKKPPRLLIEDWLPAAAIGVECIRERSTGQQPPDKRLHVWWARRPLTVSRAAVLASLLPADFPRDVFERLLGFGKSGSELVETRRLMDLGYKVEGGFSCARAFKQVFRDTDLAKAHLSASKLWGTEITVIDPMAGGGSIPLESARLGFHTLANEYNPVACSVLEATVDYPFRFGKDLGTKARKWAKVWGERVEKRLGSFYPAYRFAKVHAYIFARTVPCPDTQFHTPLVPDWRLLKPKTDHGHIFAEPVVDKKKGTWSVRIREIGKEAGQLRQPPLPTYSDGKGISLFTGLQIPGDYIKAKAQAGEMESALYAMAIKTPQGLKFQPPEPADLAALEEATIELARLRPDWEKKNIIPTEMYPEVSSDERPRLYGMPRWADLFSHRQLLCFGVLVEELRSLRTEILKAEGNELGEALVHLLALVLDKFANWNAILSSWNPPAGTARSVFDRHDFSFKATYSEMAPCRAGAGLEWATDSCIEAYEEVSSLSRHDGGSHVDISLGSSTSLPQLVDKSITAVVVDPPYADNVQYSELADFFYVWLKRTQGHRRPEWFSTYLCEHDQETVVNIKRHRESGSKFSKKGKRDGKTADAKAKAHTFYQGLMTDTFKECRRILRDDGVLTVMFTHKKQEAWEALFTSLIRAGFTITATWPVKTEGWHSLHQAKKNAAQSTVILVARKRLGGAGPGYFDSALKKEIRDKARGTAERLQAEGLNPVDQLVGSFGPAMEVYSRYDEVRTDTGVAVGVDKAIDEASDAVSTWRVEQLAVHGLEGVEAEGRFALLCWDVLGAVEFRFNEAKLLGHAVGMDVEQLAVAGLVTKSGDKIQMLSAKERRRERALEPDEVDETLFGPVTATKKSTKKQVLKVHPNDPRFRTALDACHALALRYLEAGGGGGGVGSAKALVRQQRWTKDSSVAHLMEALVHAAPEALRHEKGKKSTAAKFPEFRAWHALLGPLFDIESPDWTEKIPPQAGLFAAHEEEAESEAGSDLEETAEDDNGEAEE; translated from the coding sequence ATGAAGAAGCCCCCGCGTCTGCTGATCGAGGACTGGTTGCCGGCAGCGGCGATCGGTGTCGAGTGCATCCGAGAGCGATCTACCGGACAGCAGCCGCCGGATAAACGTCTCCACGTCTGGTGGGCCCGCCGACCCCTGACCGTCTCTCGTGCCGCGGTTCTTGCTTCGCTCTTGCCGGCGGACTTCCCCAGAGACGTGTTCGAGCGACTGCTGGGATTCGGAAAATCCGGAAGCGAACTGGTTGAAACCCGCCGACTGATGGATTTGGGTTACAAGGTCGAGGGCGGTTTCAGCTGCGCCCGTGCATTCAAGCAGGTATTCCGCGACACAGATTTGGCCAAGGCGCACCTATCGGCCAGCAAGCTTTGGGGAACGGAGATTACGGTCATTGACCCCATGGCAGGTGGGGGCTCCATCCCACTGGAATCTGCAAGGCTCGGCTTCCACACGCTCGCCAACGAATACAACCCTGTGGCCTGCTCAGTCCTCGAGGCCACCGTGGACTATCCTTTCCGGTTCGGCAAGGACCTGGGAACCAAGGCCAGAAAGTGGGCGAAAGTCTGGGGCGAGCGAGTGGAAAAACGTCTAGGCTCTTTCTACCCCGCTTATCGTTTCGCGAAGGTCCACGCCTACATCTTCGCTCGCACAGTCCCGTGCCCAGATACGCAATTCCACACGCCGCTGGTTCCTGATTGGCGATTGCTGAAACCTAAGACAGATCATGGTCACATCTTCGCCGAGCCGGTCGTGGACAAAAAGAAAGGCACGTGGTCCGTCCGCATCCGAGAGATTGGAAAAGAAGCAGGTCAACTGCGTCAGCCACCACTGCCAACATATAGCGACGGCAAGGGCATCTCACTCTTCACCGGGCTCCAGATTCCTGGCGACTACATCAAGGCCAAGGCACAGGCAGGCGAAATGGAGAGCGCCCTCTACGCCATGGCAATCAAGACACCACAGGGGCTCAAATTCCAGCCGCCTGAACCGGCGGACCTCGCGGCGCTAGAGGAAGCAACAATAGAACTCGCACGACTCCGGCCAGACTGGGAGAAGAAGAATATTATCCCAACGGAGATGTATCCAGAGGTGTCGAGTGATGAACGACCGAGGCTTTACGGAATGCCGCGCTGGGCAGATTTATTTTCACACAGACAGCTCCTCTGCTTCGGCGTCCTAGTTGAGGAATTGCGCTCGCTGAGGACTGAAATTTTGAAGGCGGAAGGCAACGAGCTAGGCGAGGCGCTGGTGCATTTGTTGGCCTTGGTGCTGGATAAGTTCGCTAACTGGAACGCAATTTTATCCTCGTGGAATCCTCCTGCTGGAACAGCCCGCAGTGTCTTTGATCGCCACGACTTTTCATTCAAGGCCACTTATAGCGAAATGGCTCCGTGCAGGGCTGGCGCTGGGCTCGAATGGGCAACAGACAGCTGCATTGAGGCTTATGAGGAAGTCAGCAGTTTGTCACGACATGATGGTGGCAGCCACGTTGATATCTCCCTCGGCTCTTCGACCAGTCTGCCCCAGTTAGTTGACAAAAGTATTACCGCCGTCGTTGTAGACCCGCCTTACGCCGACAACGTCCAATATTCGGAGCTCGCAGATTTCTTCTACGTATGGCTCAAACGCACGCAGGGGCACCGACGACCAGAATGGTTCTCGACCTATCTCTGCGAGCACGACCAAGAAACTGTTGTCAACATCAAGCGCCATCGTGAGAGCGGCTCAAAGTTCTCCAAGAAAGGCAAGCGCGATGGCAAAACCGCCGATGCGAAGGCCAAAGCCCATACCTTCTATCAGGGGTTGATGACCGACACTTTTAAGGAGTGCCGGCGGATCCTCCGTGACGATGGTGTCCTGACTGTGATGTTCACACATAAGAAGCAGGAAGCCTGGGAGGCGCTATTCACCTCGCTTATCCGAGCGGGATTTACGATCACCGCCACTTGGCCTGTAAAAACCGAAGGTTGGCACAGCCTCCATCAGGCGAAGAAAAATGCTGCCCAGAGTACGGTGATCCTCGTCGCGCGAAAACGCCTAGGCGGAGCCGGGCCCGGTTACTTCGACAGTGCACTCAAGAAGGAAATTCGGGACAAGGCGCGGGGAACTGCCGAGCGACTGCAAGCTGAAGGACTAAATCCGGTGGACCAGCTCGTCGGCTCCTTTGGCCCGGCCATGGAGGTCTATAGCCGGTACGACGAGGTCAGGACCGACACCGGTGTTGCGGTCGGCGTGGATAAAGCGATTGATGAAGCTTCCGACGCCGTCAGTACATGGCGCGTTGAACAATTGGCCGTTCACGGACTCGAGGGCGTCGAGGCGGAGGGACGATTCGCGCTCCTGTGCTGGGATGTGCTCGGCGCAGTGGAGTTCCGATTCAACGAGGCCAAGTTGCTTGGGCACGCCGTCGGAATGGACGTCGAGCAACTCGCAGTGGCCGGATTGGTCACAAAGTCAGGCGACAAGATTCAGATGCTTTCCGCAAAAGAGCGTCGGCGTGAGCGCGCGCTGGAGCCGGACGAAGTTGATGAAACCCTCTTTGGCCCTGTCACGGCCACCAAAAAAAGCACAAAGAAGCAAGTCTTGAAGGTGCATCCTAACGACCCACGTTTTCGGACGGCGCTCGATGCCTGCCACGCGCTAGCGCTGCGCTATCTCGAGGCGGGGGGAGGGGGAGGCGGTGTCGGCTCGGCCAAGGCCCTTGTCCGCCAGCAACGCTGGACGAAGGATTCATCTGTGGCGCATTTGATGGAAGCGCTGGTGCATGCAGCCCCCGAGGCACTCAGACATGAGAAGGGGAAAAAGTCCACCGCCGCGAAGTTCCCCGAGTTCCGCGCCTGGCATGCCCTGCTGGGGCCTCTGTTCGACATTGAGTCGCCTGATTGGACTGAGAAGATCCCACCGCAAGCGGGTTTGTTTGCTGCTCATGAGGAAGAAGCTGAATCGGAGGCTGGATCAGATCTCGAAGAAACTGCCGAGGATGACAACGGCGAGGCGGAAGAATGA
- a CDS encoding TatD family hydrolase has translation MITNLVDFHCHLDLYPDFESLISECDLKGIHTLTVTTTPKAWPRNRDLASVTKHIRVALGLHPQVVSERAHEFELWREYLPQTRYVGEVGLDAGPSFYKSFDLQKQVFENILKECSIAGEKILTVHSLRAAPTVLDMIEAHLSQNTCKVVLHWFTGGPKQAKRAIDLGCYFSINAEMLKSDRHHALLKEIPIARILTETDGPFTQSKGRPSRPSDVQNVLHNLSRIMSLDVDFLAQQILRNLEQLEN, from the coding sequence ATGATTACAAATTTAGTCGATTTTCACTGTCACCTCGATCTCTATCCTGATTTCGAATCTTTGATTTCTGAATGCGATCTAAAAGGCATTCACACGCTTACCGTGACGACAACGCCGAAGGCATGGCCCCGCAATCGCGATCTTGCCAGTGTTACAAAACATATAAGGGTTGCTCTCGGCCTTCACCCGCAAGTCGTTTCAGAAAGAGCCCATGAATTTGAGTTATGGAGGGAATACCTTCCTCAGACCCGGTATGTCGGCGAGGTCGGCCTTGATGCCGGACCGAGTTTTTATAAGTCATTTGATCTCCAGAAACAGGTTTTTGAGAATATCTTGAAAGAATGTTCGATCGCCGGCGAGAAAATTCTGACTGTTCATAGTCTCAGAGCAGCTCCCACAGTTTTGGATATGATCGAAGCCCATCTCAGTCAAAACACCTGTAAAGTCGTACTGCATTGGTTTACCGGCGGTCCCAAGCAGGCAAAAAGAGCCATAGATCTTGGCTGCTATTTTTCAATCAACGCCGAAATGCTTAAGAGTGATCGCCACCATGCCCTTCTAAAAGAAATCCCGATAGCACGCATCTTGACAGAAACGGATGGCCCTTTCACTCAATCCAAGGGTCGCCCTTCACGTCCCTCAGATGTTCAGAATGTCCTGCATAACCTGTCTCGCATTATGAGTCTCGACGTAGATTTCCTCGCACAACAGATTCTCCGTAATCTGGAACAATTGGAGAATTGA
- a CDS encoding DEAD/DEAH box helicase: MPTILPEYIPISFLAAAIYQLAGYPARALGVLNGGSLGSEFSKALTYFLKADFRLLQEEIRQYWEREESMPARADESVEEIIGKTIVKQTMRSLGVISGWVRWGDDVRIEKALLKLQNVSSAMVHGSDAYSWLLSKLLAEIADHYLKVSLRRLLNQMSLTRTDVGKAALERYVRFAFEANSALAWPSQRDGLARLAARESFALCTPTGSGKTRVAEMAILDCLFPPNDPAQVEQIIPIALYLVPSRALAAEVETKLSRILRQTGGETITVTSLYGGIDWGASDALLTFEQRTVVIATYEKTEALVRFLGTSFVERVRLIVIDEAHSLIDGATGSELTQFASRALRLEVLAARLLSALEGKGCKVIALSAVARGIDSSLAQWVARSRDAGPVANSYRSTRQLVGQLICRPDRTAQINYDLLDGQRLAVRGLSREEGPYIQSPFPPHPISPGFEGPEKSLRPQLFWAAIHMAARDSRGQFHSVLISVPQQPGGYAQDFLRLLEDLWTGVGIPAFFIRPPDGENTVWNRCLKSCEDYFGTDSREYRLLSHGIALHHGKMPGLMSRLLIELIQHRIVNIVIATSTLTEGINLPFEVILIPSLRRGDGFMDAREVANLIGRAGRPGVSTEGRSLLLMPHRPTQRVSQAYEQLLQQLSASAFQEAQADQTQGPLAALLNHIKEKWELISSTSSFEEFELWLENAIFDPDGHVEEAFEALDTLDGILLAGIEEAGLEGNTPRQRLDLEDYIRRLWKNSFSFYSSTNQNVWERGLVIRGTALVDRIYPERNLRRQLYRTSLSPREGKRVIDQLPIFEGFFLQGEQYFSWSSAQRRTYIENLAEAMQSIPSFAIQAPSRNQDWRVLLHWWLDPTTAPIRPTSSQVSDWYKYVEKNFMYKFTWGIGSMLALRLDTAEARESNFDTWSASGLPWSAYWIKDLVTWGLLDPVAVYLLMKGIADTRLEAITKAAVYWQEWREHESDEMFDPRNLAGWARMQFMQSLFAEGFDRQQVPLDSQEVSYPVTIEQAFVIATQRQWKVLPIQTGDTISWLDQAGYLLARGRKPEGWETIDIKGNDFLLDTDRSLVVKQTYL; this comes from the coding sequence ATGCCCACTATTTTGCCAGAGTATATCCCGATTAGCTTCTTGGCCGCTGCTATTTATCAACTTGCTGGCTATCCAGCGCGTGCGCTTGGCGTTTTGAATGGCGGATCGCTTGGAAGTGAGTTTTCGAAAGCATTGACGTATTTTCTGAAAGCTGACTTTCGCCTACTGCAAGAAGAAATTCGTCAGTACTGGGAACGCGAAGAATCTATGCCAGCCAGAGCAGATGAATCGGTAGAGGAGATTATCGGCAAAACAATCGTTAAGCAAACCATGCGGTCCCTTGGAGTGATTTCTGGTTGGGTTCGTTGGGGCGACGATGTTCGAATAGAGAAGGCACTTCTTAAACTGCAAAATGTTTCTTCGGCTATGGTTCATGGCTCTGATGCATATTCATGGCTTTTATCAAAGCTCCTCGCAGAGATCGCAGATCACTATTTGAAAGTATCGCTCCGAAGGCTTCTCAATCAAATGAGTCTTACACGTACTGATGTTGGCAAGGCCGCATTGGAGCGGTATGTGCGATTTGCCTTCGAGGCAAATTCTGCCCTAGCGTGGCCCTCGCAGAGGGATGGCCTAGCTCGATTGGCCGCTAGAGAGTCGTTTGCTTTATGCACACCGACGGGATCGGGAAAGACGCGAGTTGCAGAAATGGCGATTCTGGATTGCCTTTTCCCGCCGAACGATCCTGCGCAGGTCGAGCAGATTATTCCGATTGCATTGTATCTTGTCCCCTCACGAGCACTTGCGGCTGAAGTAGAAACTAAACTCTCCCGTATTCTCCGACAGACAGGAGGAGAAACCATCACGGTTACTTCATTGTACGGTGGAATTGATTGGGGGGCGTCTGACGCACTTTTAACTTTTGAGCAACGCACAGTGGTCATTGCCACTTATGAAAAGACAGAAGCGTTAGTCCGATTTCTTGGAACATCCTTCGTGGAACGCGTTCGACTCATCGTGATAGACGAAGCTCATAGTTTGATAGATGGAGCAACAGGCAGCGAGTTAACTCAGTTTGCGAGCAGAGCACTCCGGCTAGAGGTACTTGCCGCTCGATTACTCAGTGCCCTTGAGGGAAAAGGTTGTAAGGTTATTGCGCTTTCTGCGGTAGCGAGAGGAATTGATAGTTCTCTTGCGCAATGGGTCGCAAGAAGTCGAGACGCTGGACCTGTGGCAAATTCGTATCGGAGCACAAGGCAGCTCGTTGGTCAATTAATCTGTAGACCCGATCGCACCGCACAGATTAATTATGACCTGTTGGACGGCCAGCGATTAGCCGTTAGAGGATTATCGAGGGAGGAAGGGCCATACATTCAGTCCCCCTTCCCTCCACATCCTATCTCTCCAGGTTTTGAAGGCCCTGAAAAGTCCTTGCGACCGCAACTGTTCTGGGCCGCAATTCACATGGCTGCCCGCGATTCTCGAGGGCAGTTTCATTCTGTGCTGATATCTGTTCCACAGCAGCCCGGAGGATACGCACAGGACTTCTTGCGCTTGCTAGAAGATCTATGGACGGGAGTTGGCATTCCTGCTTTTTTTATTCGCCCACCAGATGGTGAGAACACAGTGTGGAACCGTTGTCTGAAGTCTTGCGAGGACTATTTCGGAACCGACTCTAGAGAGTATCGCCTACTTTCTCACGGAATCGCACTTCATCATGGGAAAATGCCTGGACTAATGTCACGCCTCCTGATCGAGCTGATTCAACACCGAATTGTAAACATAGTAATCGCAACTTCCACTTTAACTGAAGGAATAAATCTACCATTTGAAGTGATTTTGATACCATCACTGAGACGGGGAGATGGCTTTATGGATGCACGTGAGGTGGCAAACCTCATAGGGAGAGCGGGAAGGCCTGGCGTTTCGACAGAAGGACGAAGTCTATTGTTGATGCCTCATCGGCCCACCCAAAGAGTAAGCCAAGCATATGAACAGCTACTACAGCAACTGTCTGCGTCTGCTTTTCAGGAAGCCCAAGCAGACCAAACCCAGGGCCCCCTTGCAGCACTGCTAAATCATATAAAAGAAAAATGGGAGTTGATAAGCTCAACTTCATCCTTCGAAGAGTTTGAGTTGTGGCTTGAAAATGCGATTTTTGACCCTGATGGGCATGTAGAGGAGGCTTTCGAGGCGCTCGACACACTAGATGGGATACTTCTCGCAGGAATTGAAGAGGCTGGACTAGAAGGCAATACCCCTCGACAGAGATTAGATCTAGAGGATTACATTAGGCGTCTCTGGAAAAACAGCTTCAGTTTTTATTCATCAACAAATCAGAATGTTTGGGAACGTGGCTTAGTCATTCGAGGCACTGCCTTGGTTGACCGCATTTATCCTGAGAGAAATTTGCGGCGTCAACTATACAGGACCAGTCTCTCACCGCGAGAAGGCAAGCGTGTGATAGATCAGCTTCCGATATTTGAAGGATTTTTTCTCCAGGGTGAACAATATTTCTCATGGTCTTCGGCACAGCGTCGTACATATATCGAAAATCTCGCCGAGGCTATGCAGTCCATACCGTCATTTGCCATACAGGCACCGTCTAGGAATCAGGATTGGCGGGTGTTGCTTCACTGGTGGCTTGATCCGACAACAGCACCTATCAGGCCCACTTCCAGCCAAGTCTCCGATTGGTATAAGTACGTTGAGAAGAATTTCATGTATAAATTTACTTGGGGAATTGGAAGCATGCTAGCTCTACGGCTTGACACAGCGGAAGCTCGTGAATCCAATTTCGATACTTGGAGTGCATCAGGATTGCCATGGTCAGCTTACTGGATAAAAGACCTCGTGACTTGGGGGCTTTTAGACCCTGTCGCGGTTTATTTGCTTATGAAAGGGATTGCTGATACTCGGCTTGAGGCTATTACTAAAGCTGCTGTGTATTGGCAAGAATGGCGTGAACATGAGAGTGATGAGATGTTTGACCCGAGAAACCTTGCTGGCTGGGCACGCATGCAATTTATGCAGTCATTGTTCGCTGAAGGTTTTGATCGACAACAAGTTCCTTTAGACTCGCAAGAAGTTTCATATCCGGTCACTATAGAGCAAGCATTTGTGATTGCGACCCAGAGGCAATGGAAGGTTTTGCCCATTCAAACTGGCGATACAATATCCTGGCTAGACCAGGCAGGGTACTTGCTCGCGAGGGGAAGAAAGCCTGAAGGTTGGGAAACGATAGATATCAAGGGGAATGATTTCCTGTTGGATACAGATAGATCGTTGGTAGTTAAGCAGACATACCTATAG